A single region of the Silene latifolia isolate original U9 population chromosome 8, ASM4854445v1, whole genome shotgun sequence genome encodes:
- the LOC141594369 gene encoding glutathione S-transferase, which translates to MTIKVHGNPMSTATQRVLVALHEKHLDFEFVHIDMGAGAHKQPPYLALNPFGQVPALEDGEIKLFESRAITKYLAYTHDHQNEGTSLIHKEKHEMAAQLVWEEVEAHQFDPVASKLAWELVFKGMFGMQTDTSVVEENEAKLAKVLDVYEARLAVSKYLGADDSFTLVDLHHLPLLSYLMGTQVKKVFEEKPHVSAWCKDILARPSWEKTLALQKQP; encoded by the exons atgacGATCAAGGTGCATGGAAACCCAATGTCCACCGCAACTCAACGTGTCTTGGTTGCGCTTCATGAAAAGCACCTTGATTTTGAGTTTGTACACATAGACATGGGTGCTGGTGCTCACAAACAGCCGCCTTACCTCGCCCTTAAC CCATTTGGTCAAGTGCCTGCTCTTGAGGATGGAGAAATCAAgctttttg AATCAAGAGCTATAACAAAGTACTTAGCATACACACACGATCACCAAAACGAGGGAACCTCATTGATTCACAAGGAGAAGCACGAAATGGCGGCTCAGTTAGTCTGGGAGGAGGTAGAAGCTCACCAGTTCGACCCAGTGGCCAGTAAACTGGCATGGGAGCTTGTTTTCAAGGGTATGTTTGGAATGCAGACCGATACAAGCGTGGTGGAGGAGAACGAGGCTAAGTTAGCTAAGGTCTTGGATGTGTATGAGGCGCGATTGGCCGTGTCAAAGTACTTGGGTGCTGATGACTCCTTCACATTAGTTGATCTTCATCACTTGCCACTATTGAGTTACTTAATGGGGACTCAAGTGAAGAAGGTGTTTGAAGAGAAGCCTCATGTGAGTGCTTGGTGTAAGGATATCTTAGCTAGGCCTTCTTGGGAGAAGACCTTGGCTCTTCAAAAGCAACCTTAA